The following DNA comes from Triticum aestivum cultivar Chinese Spring chromosome 3D, IWGSC CS RefSeq v2.1, whole genome shotgun sequence.
ccacaacactatgaccggaggagtaaactttggaggggggcaccgcacatggctaagagaacaattgatgttctatggggtgcccctgcccccgtatataaaggaggagaggaggaggcggccggccaagaggggcacgccatggggggagtcctactaggactccactcctagtaggattcgcccccccccctttcctttctcatcggaggggaaaaggaaggagagggagagggagaggggggcgccgccccctcccctagtccaatttggactcccatgGGGGGGTGTAGCCACCCCTTGCAGGCTCCCCTCtttctcccctaaggcccatgtaCGCCCAATAtttcccctgggggttccggtaacccctcggtactccggtaaaatactcGAACCACtcaaaaccattccgatgtccgaataccaccttccaatatatcaatctttacctctcgaccatttcgagactcctcgtcatgtccgtgatctcatatgggactccgaacaaacttcgatcaccaaaaacacataactcataatacaaatcgtcatcgaacgttaagcgtgcggaccctacgtgttcgagaactatgtagacatgaccgagacacatcttcgatcaataaccaacagcggaacctggatgttcatattggttcctacatattctacgaagatctttatcggtcaaaccgcaataacaacatacgttattccctttgtcattggtatgttatttgctcgagattcgatcgccggtatcatcatacctagttcaatctcgttactggcaagtctctttactcgttccgtaatgcatcatcccgtaactaactcattagtcacattgcttgcaaggcttatagtgatgtgcattaccgagagggcccagagatacctcttcgatactcagagtgacaaatcctaatcttgatctatgccaacccaacaaacacctttggagacacctgtagagcatctttataatcacccagttacgttgtgacgtttgatagcacacaaggtgttcctccggtattcgggagttgcataatctcatagtcagaggaatatgtataagtcatgaagaaagcaatagcaataaaacttaatgatcattatgctaagctgacggatgggtcttgtccatcacatcattctctaatgatgtgatcccgttcgtaaaatgacaacacatgtctatggtcaggaaacttaaccatctttgattaacgagctagtcaggtagaggcatactagggacactcagttttgtctatgtattcacatatgtactaagtttccggttaatacaattctagcatgaataataaacatttatcatgatataaggaaatataaataatagctttattattgcctctagggcatatttccttcagcaccagcccctagtgggctgggcaccaCTCGCCCCTCGGCCCCATgagcctagggttggggggaaccctagatgccccccattggcttggggggcaagctacCCCCTAGGGCCGCCGACCCCTCCCCCTTGCCCCTACAtatagtgggggtgggagggcggTCGTACCCCTTCCCTGGCACAACCCCTTCCCTTCTCTCCCACCACCTCCTTCCAGTttggcttggcgaagccctaccggtgCATCacaaccaccaccacgccgtcgtgctggttgtgatcccatctacttctccccTTTGCTtgttggatcaaggagaaggagatgtcatcgagccgcacgtgtgctaaactcggaggtgccgtccggtTCGGCGCTAGAATCGGTTTTGGATGGTGATTGGATCGCGAAGGGGGTACGACACATCAACTGCGTTTTAcggcttccgctttcagtctacaagggtatgtagccACACTCCCCCTCttggttgctatgcatcttctagattagactcttgggtgttcgtaggattttttttgatttCATGCTTTCGTTCCACCATCAAAGTTGGGATCTACAATGAGATCAGATGTGAATGAAATCTTCCCTCTATGCCCTCCGGCacctcagtttatatagacaccgggtaccTAGGGTTTACACATGGTTGGTCGTATCTAAGGGGCAAACGTGCCGAGTCCTATGTCTATGTCTTGGAGTATACGCCAAGTCTTCGCGTCATTCCTTCTTAATGTTTCTGGACCAGACGAACTAGGCCTGCCAGGGATAGGCTTAGGGGGGTCCTCAGCCCAACCCAAAGGATGGGCAACTGACATGCtgagcaccccctaatccaggactccgtcactCCGCTGACCGGCTGCACCCCCTGCCGACTCAGCGTCCACGATTGCCGCCTGGATAAACGACCGAACGAGGAGGATCTCGCGCCTCCTACCCCTCCAGGCAGCAACAACACGAGCAGATCCCTGCCATTCCCATCACCGGTGGTGCACGGGCTTACCCCGCACCCGCCACTGGGGACGACGAGGGgcgaggagagggggcggcggTAGGGGGCTAGCCCCCTCCCCTCGCCCTCAATCGCCCTGGAGGGGGCGCAACTCGAGGGGTTATGGGGACTCGACTCATGGGTAGTACTAGGTAATAGGGTTTAATTTCTATAGTGCCATTCAACACTAATATGGACCATCGTTATGTAGGGAACTGGATGCTTGAAATGCTTCTACGAATGAAAAATACCAAATGTGTGGGTCATATGGATATATATAGTTTTCTATAAGTACTTCTACCACGTTTAATTTACATTTAATTGTgtattattattttcctattttttatttcattttgtatAAGAAGGCAGAGGTGGAGGCGTAGTGAGCCAATACATGCACGAGATTTATGGCACTTATGAGCCAGTGCATCACCGTTACCTCTTAGTCTAAACAACACTTCATAATTCTCCTTGATATATATGTTTTTTTTAATAACAAAGAGAATATGTTCAGAACCAAGTTTATGTTTTCAATATTATCACACTGTATGTTTTAAGGGCCTATTTGAATCAAGTGAATTTTGTATTGTTTTTGGTATTAtttctaatttggtaggatttcAACCCTCATGAATTCTTTTTTTTCCCCTGAAATTTACAGGTGTGAACAGGTAATAAATGTCCACGACCTGTCCTCTCCTCCCTGAAAGTTACTACTCTGGTAAAGGGTGAAAAAAGCGAGTTTTACACGACctctctcttcccccctctctGGCCAGCCGAAACATCACTCGAACCGCAATGGCGCCTCCCCGCGGCGGAGCTGCTGCGGCCGCTCCCGCCGCACTGGACCTGACCGGCGTGCACATTCTCGAAGCTTCCAGTGTCCCCCCGCTTCCCGAACGGTAACCACCATCCCATCCTTGCTCTCGGTTCCTTGATCAAATCCTTCGTATCGAGGCTTTACGGGAGGGGATTTTTCTGTGGGTTTCTTGATTGATGCAGCGGCGGTAATGCGGTCCAAAGGAAGGAGGCTGTTGACCCGGATAAAGAtaggaagaaggagaaggctgcggCACCGAGGATCACCGGTTGGGGGCTCCGCGAGTACAGCAAAATAGGTCAGATTATGCGCCATGGTTAAAGCTCGAGTGTTTGCTAATTAACTAGCGTGGTTCGTCGCGCATATATTGCTGGGGTATTTGTGGAACGTTTCTGGAAGGAACCAGTTTGGGCGATTTGATGCGGGGCTTGGTGTTCTTCATAGACGATGTGTGGGATTCCAATGCTTTCTTTGCTCTGGCTATTGCTATAGCAGATTCCAATCTTCGTGTAGGTTCCATTTGTCGAGGGATTTTGTCGGAGAATATTGCTTTGTTTACCCCAACTGAATTCTAGAATGGCCAATTTAGGTTAGAAGGTGCAGGAGCTCTCTCAATCAATTGGTGTATTCCAGTTGAGATTCAGTCCACAATTTGACTTGGTCAATGTGCTGTGCTTTGTGGAGTGATCTGCTGATGGGGTGGGGCCTGTTGGCAAGTGGCTCCGTGGTGGAGCGATATGAGTCGATTCAGGGCAACTCCAACGCGCGACCCCGACCCCAAATGGCCCGTCCGCGTTCGTTTGGGGGTAAACGGACAGCAGACGGCCCAACGCGCGTGAGCAAATGAACCAATGTCCGTTTTCAGTCCACtttcgacccattcccggcccaactTTGGACCGCGTTTGCGGCTAAACGGACGCGCGGGGACGGGCGGGGCGCGTGCCGCCCTCCCCTTGGCCCACCCATCGGTGGCACAACCGCCCCTTTTCTCTTCCCCTGCCCTCCCTCCGCCCTCCGCCCCCGCCATCGCTGCCGCCACCCCCGTTCCCGTCCGTGTCGCCTTCCACCAAGGCCGTCCGAACCACGGCCACGCCATGCCATAGCCGTCCCACACCCGCGTCCCGGTAAGCTTTTTGCCGGCGTTTGTGGTTCCTTGTTGCCGGCGTGAGAGAAGCTACGGCCGTTGGCGTCGCCCGTCAACGCAACAACTTCCGGCAGGGCGTGCATTGCGGCAGAGCGCCCACCATCACCACCGACCCCAAACCTTGCTTTGTTGCCTGCGAGGGGAGCACGACGTGCACTTTCTGGCCACATCTCCACCACGACCCCGAGGCGTTCGACGCTTTGCTCACAAGGTACAATGGATAGTAGGGTTTATTATTTCTTTCACAACTTCATTTGCTCATCGGATGATTCGTCCTCGGATGATGAAGAGCTTGTGGTGGCTACATTGGTCGTCCATGACCACATTAGTAGGAAGCGGCCTCGGTTCAGGAGATCAATCCCCGGCCATGCTCCGTCCTTGAACGGCAATAGGGAGAAAGGCCACACCcttctctatgccgattactttgagAATGCTGCACTCTTCAAACCACATCAATTTCGTCGTTGATTCCGAATGAGGagacatgtgttcaatcgtattcgGGAGGGAGTGGTAGGATATGACCCATActttgagtgcaaagaggatgtcCTTGGCAAGCTTGGCTTCTCTTCTTACCAGAAATGCGCTGCGGCTATCCGCATGGTTGCATATGGAATTCCTGGTGATCtcgtggatgagtatgtgcgtacgAGTGAGTCCATATGTCTCCTCTCAATGTACAATTTCGGCAAGGCCGTGGTGGCAGTGTTCGGCCCTGAGTACCTGAGAGAGCCActtgccgctgatacagagaggtTGTTGGCGATCAATGCCGATAAGGGCTTTCCGGGCATGCTTGGTAGTATAGATTGTATGCACCggaagtggaagaactgtccatttgcttggcaggggcggTACAAGGGGCATTTGAAAGGTGCCACTATCATACTTGAAGTGGTGGCTTCACAAGATCTGTGGATAtgacattctttcttcggcatggctggttctcacaatgatatcaacgtgcttcaacattctccagtgtttgcaaggcttgcagaaggccactccccagaGGTCAACTTTGAGAACAATGGCCACCATTACAGCAAGGATATTACCTagttgatggtatctatcctcagtggtcaactcttgtgaagaccatacccaatccgcaaggagagaagagacaaagatttgcccaaatgcaggagagtgctaggaaggatgtggagtgTACTTTTCGTGTGCTTCAATCTCGATGgtgtatcgttcgaaaccctgcattGACATGGAGCACtcagaagctttgggaggtgatgactgcttgtgtgatcatgcacacatgATCGTGGAGGATGAGCGTGGTGATAGCATCTACGACCAAGGGTTTGATTTCGAGGGTGAAAATGTTGAGCCTGAGCAGCTACCTCCTGCAACTTTTCAACAGTTTGTCCAATTTCATCGTGAAATGCGTGATTGGCAGACTCATGTGCAACTTCaggatgacttggttgagcacatgtGGACTCATATTGGCAACAGTAGATCTATCGGTTTAATTTTTTTTCATGGAAACAAATTTTGATTGGGTTGTAAGACTATTCGatattgtttttgtttcaattgggttgtaaaactatttcgGATGTGGAACTATTTGCTATGTTTGATTTGAACTACTTGCTATGGTTGATTTTAGTATAAATGGCCTCTGGCGGCCGAAATGCGGCCACGCGTTGGGTGCACGGCCGGCGCATCCACAAATCCGGGCGGACGCCGCCCCATTGCCACCCCcaaacggacgaaaagcggacaaaacggacgtctgtttggggtcgtgcgttggagttgccctCAGGGCAACAATTTTGAGAGCCCACAACAATCCAGAGTTTGTTTTCCTCCTTTCCCCATTGGTCAGCCGGTGTTGACCATGCCTTGCGTGCCTCGGCCCAGGTGAAGTCAATCGTGCCATGTGTTCCCATCGCGTTGTGGCTCTAAGGGCACGAGATTCTTTTACTGTTGCGCTGGCCGTATGGACAAGGAAAAGACAGCACCGAGGCGGAGAGGGGAAAGTCAAAGGCGGTTGTGTGCAGAGCTTGAGATCTCAGCCGCTGGAAGTAGGCGACTTGAGGGGAGTTCGACGTCTTTCCCGGTTGGGCGGTCGGTGGCTGCGAGCATGCGTCTAGGAACGGCGGCTTTCCCCGCCGGTCATTCAGCGGTTGCAAGCAGACGGCTGGATGTTCAGCTGTTGCAACCCTGCCAGCTAGGAGCGATCTTTCCTGGCAGTTGACGAATAAGGATTTCCCCCCTCTTTGTATTATAAAACAACCACcgcatcacaagttcatacaagtcaaaacaaaagagcaaaaaaaagagaaaaaagaagaaacacTAACGGCAAAGATACATGATAGCAAAGGAGCCACTAACAAGTACCGAATGCACCAAGCACAAGCTTGAGCATCGAGGCGCTTGGCGAACAAGACGAGCACATGATGTGACTAAGACGAGGTAGTGGCCCGCCACTGCAGAAGGATTGCCACGCTCCGTCAACTCCCTAGAGGCCAGCTATTGTCGGTCCGCCATCCTCCTCTACCTTCGAAGAAGGCCCCCTTTAGTCCTGGATCGGAGGACACTACGCCATCGACAGGCAGAGTCGCTCACCCCTGAGCTCGCATGACCAGGACCATCTGGTTGCCGGGGAGAGGACAACAAGCACGGCCACCGCACCACGCAGCGCCCCAACATCGCCACCGCCGCTCGCAGGCATCAACTTCAACTGCAAGCAGCTGAGCGGGAACACCAATGAAAATATCCGACATACCACATCCCGTGTTGAAGCCTCGACCACCACTCCGTTGTGCCAAGGTGGTGCCTTCAAGAAGAAAATGACGCCAGAGCGCCGTCACCACCCAATCTAGAGATTTTGGGCTTTCACCTGGGATGGGAAGGAGAGGGTGAGGGTAGGATCGCGATGCCGCCCTcaagaaggagaacgacggcggAGCGCCTCCTGCATCGTGGCTGCAGCAaccggccaagggtttcccccaatCCATCCCTACCAGACCCTCTGCCCCACCAACCGCTAGAGGAGGCCGCAAGCGCCGACCGACGAGGCAAGAAGAAGCTCAAGGGAGGGCCTCCGTCTTCAGATCCGCTCCAAGGGCAAACGGGGAAGCCCCGGGAGCCAGCCCACTCCCCCCGCGCACGCCAAAGGGGGGCCCACGTGATTCTCGACTGTGGCTGTCGCCACAACTCCGGGGCGCAACACGCCGGGGGCACCACAAAGCCCATCACGCTGCCGCCAGTCATCGGCCCCGCCAgcgccagccgccgccgcaccctctgctagcgccgcgccgccgcccaaccACACCGACCCGCGTCGGCTATCATTGAGCGGGGGACGAGAGGCCTCGCCGCGGCCGCTGCTGACCGGGCTTTGCCCGTCAACGCGACCGGCACCGGCAAGGGgagaggtggggaggaggagggccctaaggccggcggctagggtttcccctccgcaTCGCTCGCGGGAGCGAccgggagggggagggcgagggtTCCCAGGCTGGGCGTTCGGTGGTTGAGACCCCAATTGTCTGATTTTTGGTTGTTGTGGTGTATTCTGTTGTGCTCTTGTGTGGTAATGGTCAGCTGTAGTTCCTCCACGGTATTATGCTGGAGTATTGTTGCCACCAATACTATCACGGTAGGGGGCTGCCAAACCATTTTACAAGTAGTGAATGTTTATCTGAGCAGACCAAGGTTGATGTATGTCTGTGCACTGAGTTAGATAGGTTGTTCCAGCGTATACGCATGAGGATGTCGAAGTCCATCTGCAGAAGCGGCACAACAAAGCACGTCAGATTGGAAGAAAACGTTGTTGGTTAGCTTGATGCCATGCTGGGATTTAGAGCATGGTATGTTGGGTGACATTACAAATGATGTATCAGTATATAGCGATGCTCATTGCTCATTGCGGTTACTTTTTGGTGTACACTGGTTCTAGGTCAGAGGAAGTTGCGTTGATAGAAATTTCATGAGGTCATAGATGTGCAAAAGAGGGGTTATACCCTTGTACTAGATGTTTCGCTGTAACCTTTTTGATGAGAGATGTTTTTCTGTCATGAATGTAAACTTGAATTGCTAACACACAGGTACTTTGACCTGATGAGCATTTGACATGATTTTGCAGTTtgtgagaaagttgaagccaaaggaAGAACAACATACAATGAGGTATTCTCCAAAGCTCAAACACGTGTATCCTTCATTGATTGGCCATGATAAATCACTCCCGAATGCCATGTTTAAATATCAATGGAGTTTGGCTGTAATTTTGGATGGCTTTATCTAACCTGTAAGTCTGCTTATGAAGCACAAAGAGCATCCTGAATGCCAATGCAAAATAATTATCCTGCCATTAAATGCTGAAAGGCATAAAAATCAATACTTGTATTACGTTGCTGCCATGCCATTTTTGCTGATACATAACACGCCTCTCAAAGATATATGCTTGGGAACTGATTTACTTTCTCCCCACTTGAGTCATTAACTACCTCAACCAGCTACTTTCTATTACAGGTTGCTGATGAAATTTATTCAGAGCTGAAGTCCATGGCACATATTGGTCAAGGGGTTTGTTCCTATTATTTGTATAATATAGACTTCTCTGTTCCCTTTTTGCATATACTTATAAAAAATTTGAATTAAGAAGCATGGCTCCTAATTTCGTTTAGCATGGAAGTATGGAACTGATACAAAGAGTGTCGGCCCGCCAAATGTCATGGTTCCAGAAAGCTTATTACAAACATCCACACGTTTTAGAACCTCTAACCAGCACCGCCACCTTACTGTCTTTGCAACTATGACGTTGGAACACAACCACCTAGCAGAAAACTGGACGATTAAGTTACAGCAAACACTACAACACTGAAACCAAAGCTAAATGTCAACATCACACCGAGAACTTTCAAGTCCATTTCTCATCGAACTCATCAAACTGCAAAAAACAAAATCATatatttatttgttttttgcaGGAGAAACAAAATCATATCTGTAATTGTGCTAAAAGAAAACAAATTTATCTTTGTAGTTTGATGAGAAGAATATTAGGCGGAGAGTGTATGATGCTTTCAACGTTCTCATTGCACTTCGTGTTattgcaaaagaaaaaaaggagatacGGTGGATGGGCCTTTCAAATTACAGATATGAAAAAATAAAGAAGCTTGAGGTCAGTTTTTGTGCTTACTTTGCAGGTTAGATGCACAGCAATCCATTCCTGTATGATTATGAGTTGATTGCTACCATCTTTTTTATAGGAAGTTCGTAAAGAACATGTCAACAAGATTAGGAACAAGAAGGCACTCCTCCAGGAAATCGAAAAACAGGTAAGTTGCTTACAATGTGCAGCAACTTTTCTTTGGTTTTGTTGTCtcttactactacctccgtcccaaaatataagatgtttttgcagttaaaattgaactgcaaaaatatcttatattttgggacggaggtagtattgtATATATACTGGTGTATTTGATATCTCCTGATGATTCTTTCTTGTTCATTTAAAGTTTGATGATCTCCAAAACATCATGTTACGTAACCAAACACTGGAAAGCTCAGCAGAGAATGTTAATGGCATCCGCCTTCCATTCGTATTGGTCAAGGTATTTTATTTTCTTGCGCTGCAACTGTCAGAGATGCTTAACCCAGCCAGTTGCTACTAAGCTGTAACATATAACTGTATTTAGATCACCCTTGTGCTCAACTTGCACTCTGGCATTCCCATGTTTATAATTGCTGACCTAACGTAGCATAGCAACATAGATTAGAACAAACAGTAGTGAATGGCGCTACTATAAATTGTATGGTATTCCTACGCGGTGCTAGGAATGTCTTTCCCTCAGATATGTAGTTACATAAAACACTGACGATCACGAGTAAAAAGATACGTGCAAGTGTATTTAATGCCATTTTTTCTTTAAGCAGACATCTAGGAAAGCAAGGGTGGAAATTGAGATTTCAGACGACTCAAAGTTTGCCCATTTCGAGTTCAATGGGTATGTATCTTCTTATTTTCATACTTCTGTCCATATTAGCAGTTCGAGCTTCTAACCGGATGTCCGCAACTCTCTTTTCAGTGCACCATTCACATTGCATGATGATCTCTCAATCCTTGAGGGGATAAGGCGTAACAGCATAGGAAGAGCTGGCCGCGCCACCCTTCACTAGAGACTCAAGAATATTACAAATGAATTAAAAGTGTCAGAACTGGCACAGCCAGATTCTTTTGCACAGCTATGTATAGCTATATATTGTCATGAAAACTTGACCTAGTTTATAGGACAATCTCTCAGGCTTGAGAAGATTTTAACCTGCAAATTTTGTCCCCTTTTTGTGCCTAGCAGGTTATTAGGTCTAAGATAGATGATTCGTATATGTGCTGCTATGTAAACATTTATAGCAGCTTCGGCGCACAAGCTTCGTTGATTATCATTGATGATCTGTTTGTCCTAGTGTTCTTTTCCCTTGGCAAGTCATTTAACTTTCTAACAACAGTTAATGCGTGGACGAGTGATGCTCGGTGCTCACTCCAGTGCCGCATCCCTGATCAGTGTCATGAAGGTATGCAAATTGCTTGACCTTGCCTGTGTAATCAGGCAAATCAGTAGCAAGATTATCGATACTTCTTCCTTCTAAGCTCATCTGACATAATGCTGAGAGCTGAAAGAAATGTCCTTTCAAGCTGCATTTGCTACTTGGTAGGATGAAGTTATGCAAAATGCATGATATATTTCGTCTGTGATTTAGAAACTGCTACTACAGAGTTCGGAACATATAGTCACCATAAATATCTGGATCATTCGATTTTGAAtgagccccctcccccttgagatTAGACAGTACCGACCTCGAGCCGGGGACGCCAGAGGAGGAAGAACCTTGATGGGTTCGGGTTTGGGGATTAGGATTTCAGCTCGAGGAGGAAGATaaaccaaaattatgggatgtcaatccaacggcacAAAAGTTTCCAAGAATCCAACGGCGAAGTTCTTTTAAAGCATCTACAGCCTCAATGAACAAATCTGACCCCTATATGTCTACGGACAGGAGCG
Coding sequences within:
- the LOC123078985 gene encoding transcription factor-like protein DPB, producing MAPPRGGAAAAAPAALDLTGVHILEASSVPPLPERGGNAVQRKEAVDPDKDRKKEKAAAPRITGWGLREYSKIVCEKVEAKGRTTYNEVADEIYSELKSMAHIGQGFDEKNIRRRVYDAFNVLIALRVIAKEKKEIRWMGLSNYRYEKIKKLEEVRKEHVNKIRNKKALLQEIEKQFDDLQNIMLRNQTLESSAENVNGIRLPFVLVKTSRKARVEIEISDDSKFAHFEFNGAPFTLHDDLSILEGIRRNSIGRAGRATLH